In a genomic window of Curtobacterium flaccumfaciens pv. betae:
- a CDS encoding J domain-containing protein, which yields MTDSPADATPYEVLGVPATADDDALRRAYRRAARETHPDLGGDAQRFRQVQLAWERIGTPEARRAYDIGSRASASFGAAGSTGRGDTGRDAYAPPAARRDTRPRARSHGHPGGRSREVFLQAEREWVGLGDPVEDPYDPTLIRSAPRHIRRLLAEALAEEATALIVSDMGIGVTVWHDLDAGAEGKLDHAVLTPSGLWAVESIDWGAPVRVEHGEIVGETLAPGERPVKELVRAARAVQKQTRVRFSGRLLVVPDAAVTEDVQLVGSPKKPTALVVRRSALAQVLGGVWSPAGSVDVFEIRDRLQQTVRFV from the coding sequence ATGACGGACAGCCCGGCCGACGCCACCCCCTACGAAGTCCTCGGCGTCCCCGCGACGGCTGACGACGACGCGCTCCGCCGCGCCTACCGGCGGGCGGCCCGCGAGACGCACCCCGACCTCGGCGGCGACGCCCAGCGCTTCCGCCAGGTCCAGCTCGCATGGGAGCGCATCGGCACGCCGGAAGCCCGGCGTGCGTACGACATCGGGTCCCGGGCGTCGGCTTCGTTCGGTGCTGCCGGCTCGACCGGCCGGGGCGACACCGGTCGTGACGCCTACGCACCCCCGGCAGCGCGTCGCGACACCCGCCCACGGGCGCGGTCCCACGGACACCCCGGTGGTCGGTCGCGCGAGGTCTTCCTGCAGGCCGAGCGCGAGTGGGTCGGCCTCGGCGACCCCGTCGAGGACCCCTACGACCCCACGCTCATCCGCTCCGCACCCCGGCACATCCGACGGCTGCTCGCCGAGGCCCTGGCCGAAGAGGCGACCGCCCTGATCGTCTCCGACATGGGGATCGGCGTCACGGTGTGGCACGACCTCGACGCCGGGGCCGAGGGCAAGCTCGACCACGCCGTCCTGACCCCGAGCGGACTCTGGGCCGTCGAGTCCATCGACTGGGGCGCTCCGGTCCGCGTCGAGCACGGCGAGATCGTCGGCGAGACGCTCGCACCGGGGGAGCGACCCGTCAAGGAACTCGTCCGCGCCGCCCGCGCCGTGCAGAAGCAGACCCGGGTTCGGTTCTCCGGGCGGCTGCTCGTCGTGCCGGACGCCGCCGTCACCGAGGACGTGCAGCTCGTGGGCTCCCCGAAGAAGCCCACCGCGCTCGTCGTCCGTCGCAGTGCGCTCGCCCAGGTGCTGGGCGGCGTCTGGTCGCCGGCCGGTTCCGTCGACGTGTTCGAGATCCGCGACCGCCTGCAGCAGACCGTGCGCTTCGTCTGA
- a CDS encoding RNA-binding S4 domain-containing protein — MEKARVDSWIWAVRITKTRSAATAACKAGHVRVNGERAKPAQPIGPGDEVRVRQNGFDRIVVVTGIILKRTSAPEAAKHFEDKTPPRLSKEEAGFVPMRDRGAGRPSKRERRDLEKLRGY, encoded by the coding sequence ATGGAGAAGGCCCGGGTCGACAGCTGGATCTGGGCCGTCCGGATCACCAAGACCCGGTCGGCCGCAACTGCCGCGTGCAAGGCCGGGCACGTCCGGGTGAACGGGGAGCGCGCGAAGCCGGCGCAGCCGATCGGCCCCGGTGACGAGGTACGGGTGCGCCAGAACGGCTTCGACCGCATCGTCGTGGTGACCGGCATCATCCTGAAGCGGACGAGCGCCCCCGAGGCCGCGAAGCACTTCGAGGACAAGACCCCGCCGCGGCTGTCGAAGGAAGAGGCCGGGTTCGTCCCGATGCGCGACCGCGGGGCCGGACGGCCGAGCAAGCGGGAGCGCCGCGACCTCGAGAAGCTCCGCGGCTACTGA
- a CDS encoding winged helix DNA-binding domain-containing protein produces the protein MTTSPARLRTARFAAQGIAAPGLRPTEVVERMLAVQGQDLGQVLWAIGVRAPGSTRDDVRGAFDRGELVRSWPMRGTLHALRPDDLRLLLSLTAERTLRTIARRGAELGIDDALLGRAREATIAALEGGRALVRDNLFAAYRAAGIDPAGGRGYHLVLQLAQERLVAWGPTARVGQGLVLLDEWAPATADPPDRDEALRRVLLGYLRGRGPATEADAASWTKLPLGDLRRARAAAGDAVEELGDGRLALADRPAAGRVPTGHLLPGFDEYLLGYADRSAQLDPAHADRVVPGANGVFLPMAVVRGRVVGTWKRTERRAEHLVTVAPFGTLDASSVRALDAAAARYAAFLGAPVVTAVV, from the coding sequence GTGACCACCAGCCCCGCGCGGCTCCGGACGGCGCGGTTCGCGGCGCAGGGCATCGCGGCGCCCGGGCTGCGCCCCACCGAGGTCGTCGAGCGGATGCTGGCGGTGCAGGGGCAGGACCTCGGCCAGGTGCTCTGGGCCATCGGGGTCCGCGCTCCCGGATCGACGCGGGACGACGTCCGCGGTGCCTTCGACCGCGGGGAACTCGTCCGCTCGTGGCCGATGCGCGGCACCCTGCACGCCCTGCGCCCCGACGACCTGCGCCTGCTGCTCTCGCTCACCGCCGAGCGGACCCTCCGCACGATCGCCCGACGCGGCGCCGAGCTCGGCATCGACGACGCCCTGCTCGGTCGGGCCCGTGAGGCGACGATCGCGGCCCTCGAGGGCGGCCGTGCGCTGGTCCGGGACAACCTGTTCGCGGCGTACCGCGCTGCCGGCATCGACCCGGCCGGAGGTCGCGGCTACCACCTGGTCCTGCAGCTCGCGCAGGAACGCCTCGTCGCCTGGGGTCCCACCGCCCGCGTCGGGCAGGGGCTCGTGCTGCTCGACGAGTGGGCACCGGCCACCGCTGACCCGCCGGACCGCGACGAAGCCCTCCGCCGGGTCCTGCTCGGGTACCTGCGTGGCCGTGGCCCCGCGACCGAGGCCGACGCCGCGAGCTGGACGAAGCTGCCGCTCGGTGACCTCCGCCGGGCCCGGGCCGCGGCGGGGGACGCGGTCGAGGAGCTCGGCGACGGGCGCCTCGCCCTCGCCGACCGGCCGGCAGCCGGGCGCGTCCCCACCGGGCACCTGCTCCCCGGCTTCGACGAGTACCTGCTCGGGTACGCCGACCGGTCCGCGCAGCTCGACCCCGCCCACGCCGACCGGGTCGTCCCCGGGGCCAACGGCGTGTTCCTGCCGATGGCCGTCGTCCGGGGTCGCGTCGTCGGCACCTGGAAGCGCACCGAGCGCCGGGCCGAGCACCTCGTCACCGTCGCACCCTTCGGCACCCTCGACGCGTCGTCCGTCCGTGCACTCGATGCTGCGGCCGCGCGGTACGCGGCGTTCCTCGGAGCGCCGGTCGTGACCGCGGTGGTCTGA
- a CDS encoding trypsin-like peptidase domain-containing protein — protein sequence MNETPNPAAADHDENGTPAAQQQAPGMHWEAPHADPASLRPAYAFDGSGPYLYGPDGSGPYAYTPDGRGPYLIGSPALAGANHAWAYSAATANHPGTTKRPRRLGLVIGSGIAALAIVGAAGGTALGLSSQGTTTTSSQSQGTSTLPGTGSGTDGTGGTGSSDGTNGFTVPGDGTGSGSDTGTGTTQSPATAATAADKKGVVTINTVLNYDESSQAAGTGMVLTSDGTILTNNHVIQGATSITVTDETTGKEYKADVVGADATNDVAVLKLENASGLSTVTLDDDGEPSTGDTVKDVGNAEGTGNLVAAEGTVTATDQDIQVQSESGTGTESLTGLIEISADIVSGDSGGPVLDSEGEVVGMATAASSGTADVTGYAIPITTAKTIAEKILAGESSSTITIGLPAFLGVQVSNTTGTTGGVTVAGTVEGSGAASAGLTAGDTITSVDGTAVTSSDQLTKVVQSHSVGDKVSVRYTDSTGAAKTVTITLAAGPAA from the coding sequence ATGAACGAGACCCCGAACCCCGCAGCCGCCGACCACGACGAGAACGGCACCCCCGCCGCGCAGCAGCAGGCTCCCGGGATGCACTGGGAGGCGCCGCACGCCGACCCGGCCTCCCTGCGCCCGGCGTACGCGTTCGACGGCTCCGGTCCCTACCTCTACGGCCCCGACGGCTCCGGCCCCTACGCCTACACGCCGGACGGCCGCGGCCCCTACCTGATCGGCAGCCCGGCCCTCGCCGGCGCGAACCACGCCTGGGCGTACTCGGCGGCGACCGCGAACCACCCCGGTACGACGAAGCGACCGCGTCGGCTCGGGCTGGTGATCGGCTCCGGCATCGCCGCGCTCGCCATCGTCGGTGCGGCCGGTGGAACCGCCCTCGGCCTGTCCTCGCAGGGGACGACCACGACGTCGAGCCAGTCGCAGGGCACCTCCACGCTGCCCGGCACCGGATCCGGCACCGACGGCACCGGCGGCACGGGCAGCAGCGACGGCACGAACGGCTTCACGGTGCCCGGCGACGGCACCGGGAGCGGCAGCGACACCGGCACCGGCACGACCCAGTCCCCCGCCACGGCGGCGACGGCCGCCGACAAGAAGGGCGTCGTGACCATCAACACCGTCCTGAACTACGACGAGTCGTCGCAGGCGGCCGGCACCGGCATGGTCCTGACCTCCGACGGCACGATCCTGACGAACAACCACGTGATCCAGGGTGCGACGAGCATCACCGTCACCGACGAGACCACCGGCAAGGAGTACAAGGCCGACGTGGTCGGGGCGGACGCCACCAACGACGTCGCCGTGCTGAAGCTCGAGAACGCCTCCGGGCTGTCCACGGTCACGCTCGACGACGACGGCGAGCCGAGCACCGGCGACACCGTCAAGGACGTCGGGAACGCCGAGGGCACCGGCAACCTCGTCGCCGCCGAGGGCACCGTCACCGCGACCGACCAGGACATCCAGGTGCAGAGCGAGTCCGGCACCGGCACCGAGTCCCTGACCGGGCTGATCGAGATCTCGGCGGACATCGTCTCCGGTGACTCCGGCGGACCGGTGCTGGACAGCGAGGGCGAGGTCGTCGGCATGGCCACGGCAGCGTCCTCGGGCACGGCCGACGTCACCGGCTACGCCATCCCGATCACCACCGCGAAGACGATCGCCGAGAAGATCCTCGCCGGGGAGTCGTCGAGCACGATCACCATCGGGCTGCCCGCGTTCCTCGGGGTCCAGGTCAGCAACACCACCGGCACCACGGGCGGCGTCACCGTCGCCGGCACGGTCGAGGGCTCCGGCGCCGCGAGCGCCGGCCTGACCGCCGGGGACACGATCACGAGCGTCGACGGCACCGCCGTGACGAGCTCGGACCAGCTGACCAAGGTCGTCCAGTCGCACTCGGTGGGCGACAAGGTGAGTGTCCGCTACACCGACAGCACCGGCGCCGCGAAGACGGTCACGATCACCCTGGCCGCCGGCCCCGCCGCGTAG